In the genome of Phlebotomus papatasi isolate M1 chromosome 2, Ppap_2.1, whole genome shotgun sequence, one region contains:
- the LOC129802714 gene encoding 39S ribosomal protein L22, mitochondrial: MNLVKNLLKIVVNVPQKSQIHSTAALAANSFNYGPRKWEAYNKTIFPPEEGISRPAYVCHVKKNIRYSPKKMWYVACLVRGMSVDEAVKQLSFVLKKGAKDVKNAILEAQKLAVEQHNVEFKSNLWVAESFVGKAKYFKGIRRHARKRIGEVEYKHCHYFVRLEEGPPPANYYPADLTPEQQLDKWMDQMRKRRVTGSL, translated from the exons ATTCACTCAACTGCTGCCCTAGCTGCTAATTCATTCAACTATGGCCCTAGAAAATGGGAGGCATACAATAAAACCATCTTTCCTCCCGAAGAAGGAATCAGTCGTCCTGCG TATGTATGCCACGTGAAGAAAAACATACGGTACAGCCCGAAAAAAATGTGGTATGTTGCATGCCTGGTCCGTGGGATGTCTGTCGATGAGGCTGTGAAACAGCTCAGCTTTGTGCTGAAAAAAGGCGCCAAGGATGTCAAAAATGCCATTTTGGAGGCTCAAAAATTAGCCGTGGAGCAGCACAATGTTGAATTTAAGAGCAATCTCTGGGTGGCAGAGAgttttgtgggaaaagccaaATATTTTAAGGGAATCCGGAGGCATGCCCGGAAACGAATTGGGGAAGTTGAATACAAGCATTGTCACTATTTTGTGCGCCTCGAGGAAGGGCCCCCACCGGCAAACTACTACCCGGCTGATTTGACTCCTGAACAGCAACTGGATAAGTGGATGGATCAAATGAGAAAGAGGAGAGTCACGGGATCTCTGTAA
- the LOC129802711 gene encoding zinc finger protein 665, translated as MEPNQCTESDTDAESIPKKQRINYICDWHNCIKGFRRENSFDRHYFTHTGIKKYTCDVEGCLKSYTIRDHLKRHTRITHETILSEEILCSEPNCGMIFTNRSNMVRHVRRRHENPRIFKCSDCSETFRRKDQLRKHRMDHTGQFPHICETCGKGFVNLKTLRSHLVCHRLLKCSQCDKEVPNWTELVAHRKKEHRSVFKCSSCDRQFHSKSRLRSHEVIHKAREERPNFICDFCGREYTRKSNLLAHIRSAHENQRYSCTSCNAALSTKKKLQLHMTSKHSENPREARSIPQRPRNRRKDAGKPRVSMASVLSGISAPREVEEILLRNDGAILQVEYSPVYKSGSATDTESEKNFAISGVSGVKVTVKGHI; from the exons atgGAGCCCAATCAATGCACAGAATCAGATACAGATGCGGAATCTATTCCCAAGAAGCAGAGAATCAATTATATCTGCGACTGGCATAACTGCATAAAGGGATTTCGCAGGGAAAATTCATTTGACCGACACTACTTCACCCACACGGGTATT aaaaaatacacTTGTGATGTGGAAGGCTGTCTCAAGAGCTACACGATTAGGGATCACCTCAAGAGACACACCAGAATAACCCATGAAACCATTTTGTCCGAAGAAATACTATGTTCAGAACCCAATTGTGGCATGATCTTCACTAACAGGAGCAATATGGTGAGGCACGTCCGGAGACGTCATGAAAACCCGAGGATTTTTAAGTGTTCAGACTGCTCAGAGACATTCAGACGAAAAGATCAACTCCGGAAGCATAGGATGGATCACACGGGACAATTTCCGCATATCTGTGAGACTTGTGGCAAGGGATTCGTCAATCTAAAGACACTGAGGAGTCATTTAGTTTGCCATCGACTCCTTAAGTGTTCCCAGTGCGATAAGGAGGTGCCTAATTGGACGGAATTGGTAGCTCATCGGAAAAAGGAACATCGAAGTGTCTTCAAATGTTCATCGTGTGATAGGCAATTTCACTCCAAGAGCCGCCTTAGAAGCCACGAAGTCATCCATAAGGCTCGTGAAGAGCGACCAAATTTTATCTGTGACTTCTGTGGACGGGAGTACACCCGAAAATCCAATCTCTTGGCACACATTCGTTCAGCTCATGAGAACCAAAGATATTCCTGCACAAGCTGCAATGCTGCTTtgtcaacaaagaaaaaactaCAGCTTCATATGACCAGTAAACATTCAGAGAATCCCAGGGAAGCTCGAAGTATACCACAGAGACCACGGAACAGGCGAAAGGATGCTGGTAAGCCTAGAGTCTCAATGGCTTCGGTACTCTCAGGAATATCTGCACCCCGGGAAGTAGAGGAGATCCTGCTGAGAAATGATGGAGCCATTCTCCAAGTAGAATATTCCCCTGTCTACAAAAGTGGATCCGCCACGGATACGGAATCTGAGAAGAACTTTGCAATTTCAGGAGTTTCTGGAGTAAAGGTAACAGTCAAGGGACacatttaa
- the LOC129802713 gene encoding proteasome subunit alpha type-3 — protein MSSIGTGYDLSASQFSPDGRVFQIEYATKSVENSGTSIGLRGRNGVVLAVEKLIPNHLYEDDCGSRIHNVDVHIGLAVCGMIADGNHIADIARQEAASYKQQFNRLIPLQILNDRLSSYLHAYTLYSAVRPFGVSLIICSYTKEAGPEMYMIDPSGVSSGYFGCAMGKAKQAAKTEIEKIALSEVSMEDLLVHASKIIYQLHDDLKDKEFKLELSWVCDQTQELHQNVPPALYKKCNEAGKSALKDGGSSDEEEPGK, from the exons ATGAGTTCAATCGGAACTGGG TATGACTTGTCCGCTTCACAATTCTCCCCGGACGGACGAGTATTCCAGATTGAGTATGCTACAAAATCCGTGGAGAACAGTGGGACATCAATTGGCCTTAGGGGGCGCAATGGGGTAGTCCTGGCTGTTGAGAAGCTCATCCCAAATCATCTGTATGAGGATGACTGTGGTTCCCGGATTCACAATGTCGATGTGCACATTGGCTTGGCAGTGTGTGGAATGATTGCTGATGGAAATCATATTGCTGATATTGCTCGTCAGGAAGCGGCTAGCTATAAGCAGCAATTCAACAGGCTGATCCCACTGCAAATCCTCAATGATCGACTATCCAGTTATCTGCACGCTTACACTCTGTACAGTGCTGTACGTCCATTTGGAGTCTCTCTCATTATTTGCTCCTACACGAAAGAGGCTGGTCCGGAGATGTACATGATTGATCCATCCGGAGTATCTTCT GGATACTTTGGATGCGCCATGGGCAAGGCCAAACAGGCAGCAAAGAcggaaattgagaaaattgcacTTTCTGAGGTGTCCATGGAGGATTTACTGGTGCACGCCTCAAAGATCATTTACCAACTCCATGATGATCTCAAggataaagaatttaaattggaATTAAGCTGGGTGTGTGATCAAACTCAGGAACTTCATCAGAATGTGCCTCCTGCACTTTACAAGAAGTGCAATGAAGCTGGCAAATCTGCCCTCAAGGATGGTGGCTCGAGTGATGAAGAGGAGCCAGGAAAGTAA
- the LOC129802712 gene encoding caspase-like: MDNCKNNRDAVHSTNAKGGDEGDAWGVHENNTKNVSAWMPVERYASEYNMKHKKRGNAIIFNHETFTNHTLKARAGTNVDAENLSNCLKKLHFSVEICKDFMFKEIHAKIEKLAKTDHSDSDCILVAILSHGEFGSIYARDIPYNLDSIWSFFTADRCPTLAGKPKLFFIQACQGDRLDGGVTMLQRTETDSGSMSSMSYRIPTHADFLIAYSTIPGFYSWRNTTKGSWFIQSLCTELSAHGTKYDLLTLLTFVCQRVALDFESNTPDCETMHQQKQIPCVTTMLTRLLRFQDK; this comes from the exons ATGGATAATTGTAAAAATAACCGTGATGCTGTGCACTCAACAAATGCAAAAGGGGGCGACGAAGGAGACGCCTGGGGCGTACACGA AAACAACACGAAAAATGTGTCAGCTTGGATGCCCGTGGAGCGGTATGCATCTGAGTATAATATGAAGCACAAGAAAAGGGGAAATGCGATAATTTTCAACCACGAGACCTTCACCAATCACACCCTCAAGGCTAGAGCTGGAACAAATGTCGATGCTGAGAATCTCAGCAATTGCCTCAAGAAGCTCCACTTCAGTGTGGAAATCTGCAAGGATTTTATGTTCAAGGAGATccatgcaaaaattgaaaagttagCTAAAACTGACCACAGTGATTCCGATTGCATTTTGGTGGCAATTCTATCCCATGGGGAATTCGGCAGCATATACGCCCGGGATATACCCTACAACCTGGATTCTATTTGGTCATTCTTCACGGCTGATCGTTGCCCTACTCTCGCTGGTAAGCCCAAACTCTTCTTCATTCAAGCCTGCCAGGGTGATCGCCTCGATGGCGGCGTGACAATGCTTCAGCGCACAGAAACTGATTCTGGCAGCATGTCCAGCATGTCCTACCGCATCCCCACGCATGCTGACTTCCTCATAGCCTACTCAACCATTCCGGGTTTCTATTCGTGGCGCAACACAACCAAGGGTTCTTGGTTCATTCAGTCCCTGTGCACAGAACTCTCAGCCCATGGCACCAAGTATGATCTACTCACCCTCCTCACCTTTGTCTGCCAGCGCGTGGCACTCGATTTTGAGTCCAATACACCAGACTGTGAGACGATGCATCAGCAGAAACAAATACCCTGCGTCACCACAATGCTCACTAGACTCCTGCGTTTCCAGGACAAATGa